A region of Rhodospirillales bacterium DNA encodes the following proteins:
- a CDS encoding ATP-binding protein has translation MARGELMKKLLVSYGRDEEFRAVAEQIISEEERKNNRALARSLRKALDSATTNPSAGRTLAPLIPFPDATSNFVERIEPSHDRNDILLSHANIQILTDLIQEFRRGEDIRRHGLTVRSKLLLCGPPGCGKTLCAEIFAAETGLAFFVVKIDRLISSYLGETAANVRKVFEFARAQPCVLFLDEFDALARARDDAGEHNELRRVVNSLLIFIDRIKPKGFLVAATNLDKSLDPAIWRRFDEVIWFDKPDLAMIGRFLRFKFKNAAVGFDVLQHATKMVGYSFAEIERICTQAIKAAVIDRRKDIFEQDFVRAIADEARRRTASARLNNLGGA, from the coding sequence ATGGCGCGTGGCGAGTTGATGAAGAAGTTGCTTGTCAGCTATGGGCGGGACGAAGAGTTTCGCGCTGTGGCGGAGCAAATCATTTCTGAAGAAGAACGGAAAAACAATCGCGCGCTTGCGCGGTCGCTTCGAAAGGCGTTGGACAGCGCGACGACGAATCCAAGTGCTGGGCGGACCTTGGCCCCATTGATTCCATTTCCGGACGCTACAAGCAACTTCGTCGAACGAATCGAGCCATCGCATGATCGAAATGATATCTTGCTTAGTCACGCGAATATTCAGATTCTCACTGATCTGATTCAGGAGTTCCGCCGCGGCGAAGACATTCGACGTCACGGATTGACGGTGCGATCAAAGCTTTTGCTATGTGGGCCACCGGGATGTGGCAAAACTCTTTGCGCGGAGATTTTTGCTGCAGAGACGGGACTTGCATTCTTCGTAGTCAAAATCGATCGATTGATCTCTTCATATCTCGGTGAGACAGCGGCAAACGTGCGAAAGGTATTCGAGTTTGCTCGAGCTCAGCCCTGTGTTCTTTTTTTGGACGAGTTCGACGCACTCGCCAGAGCCCGAGACGACGCCGGCGAGCACAACGAACTACGGCGGGTAGTCAACAGCCTTCTGATTTTCATTGATCGTATTAAGCCAAAGGGCTTTCTCGTTGCAGCGACCAATTTAGATAAGTCCCTCGACCCCGCGATCTGGCGCCGATTCGATGAGGTGATTTGGTTCGACAAGCCCGATCTTGCAATGATCGGGCGCTTTCTGCGATTCAAATTCAAGAACGCTGCTGTTGGATTTGATGTTTTGCAGCACGCGACCAAGATGGTGGGATACTCATTCGCTGAGATCGAGCGAATTTGCACTCAGGCGATCAAGGCTGCGGTCATTGATCGCCGCAAGGATATTTTCGAACAGGACTTCGTCCGAGCGATCGCAGACGAGG